The DNA region CTTGTTCATCCTGGATGGGTTCTCAACTCTGTACAAATGTTGGAATGGTTATGAAATAAATAGCACCTAGAAGTTGAACGGCTTGCTCGGCCTCTGGTAGTGGTAACCGTCCTGGTCCAGGGTGTGGGACGGTTTAATTTCGCAGTTGGGCCCACTTCCACCGTTAGTACAGCAGTACGGTGGGACTCCTCCGGCCGGGCAGCCCGGCTGTTGTGTTGGTGGAGGTCGCGTTGCCGGTGGATAGGTTGGGGGTCGCGTTGGAACTGCGCAGTTGGGGCCTTGGCCGCCGTTGGTGCAGCAGTACGGTGGGATTCCACCGGCTGGACAGCTTGGCGGTTGTGTTGGCGGTGGTCGAGTTGCCGGGGGATAGGTTGGGGGACGCGTTGGAACTGCGCAGTTCGGCCCTTGGCCGCCATTTGTACAGCAGTACGGCGGAACTCCTCCGGCAGGGCAGCTTGGTGGTTGGGTTGGTGGTGGTCGAGTAGCTGGCGGATAAGTTGGGGGACGCGTTGGAACAGCGCAGTTGGGTCCTTGTCCGCCATTGGTGCAGCAATAGGGCGGAATACCTCCGGCTGGGCAGCTTGGTGGTTGCGTTGGCGGTGGTCGGGTAGCTGGTGGGTACGTCGAAGGACGGCTCGGAACGGCACAGTTAGGGCCCTGTCCACCGTTGGTACAACAGTAGGGAGGAACGCCACCATTCGGACATCCGGCAGGGGTCGTCGGTCGTGGTGGTTGTGTTGGAACTATGCAGTTAGGACCTTGACCTCCGTTGGTACAGCAGTATGGTGGAACTCCTCCGTATGGGCAGGATGGCGTTGTTGGCCGTGGAGGCTGAGTTGGTGGCGGTCGAGTAACCGGTGGTTGAGTTGGCAGTGCGCAGTTGGGACCTAGATTAACAAAAAGTCATTAATACTGACATTACGAGATCAGAGATAGATCTTACCGAATCCGCCGTTTGTGCACGGTGGCAGATATTCGTTTTCGGAAGTTGGCTTCGTTGGTGGCTGGGTTGGTCTCGATGGAACAATACAGTTGGGTCCTTGTCCTCCATTTGTGCAGCAATATGGCGGCACTCCACCATACGGGCACTGTGGAGTGGTGGGTCTTGGTGGTTGTGTCGGTACAATGCAGTTAGGACCTTGACCTCCGTTAGTACAACAATACGGCGGGACTCCTCCATTCGGACATCCGGCAGGGGTCGTCGGTCGTGGTGGTTGTGTTGGCACTATGCAGTTGGGACCTTGACCTCCGTTAGTACAACAATAGGGTGGAACACCTCCGTAGGGACAGGTTGGAGTTGTTGGCCGTGGTGGTTGTGTCGGAACAACGCAGTTTGGTCCTTGTCCACCATTGGTGCAGCAGTAAGGAGGAACTCCACCATTTGGACATCCGGCAGGAGTGGTTGGTCTTGGCGGTTGCGTTGAAACGATACAGTTAGGTCCTTGACCTCCATTCGTGCAGCAATATGGTGGAACTCCTCCATAAGGACACGAGGGCGTGGTAGGGCGAGGTGGTTGTGTTGGAACTACACAATTTGGACCTTGACCTCCGTTAGTACAACAGTACGGAGGGACTCCTCCATTCGGACATCCAGCAGGTGTGGTTGGTCGTGGTGGCTGCGTCGGAACAATGCAATTTGGTCCTTGACCTCCGTTTGTGCAGCAATAGGGTGGAACTCCACCGTACGGACACTGCGGAGTGGTTGGCCTTGGAGGTTGTGTTGGAACCTGGCAATTGGGACCTTGTCCACCATTAGTGCAGCAGTAGGGCGGGACTCCTCCATTTGGACAACCGGAAGGAGTAGTTGGTCGTGGAGGTTGCGTTGGAACTGCGCAGTTTGGCCCGGATCCTCCATTGGTACAGCAATACGGAGGTACTCCTCCATTGGGGCAGCCCTGTGATGGTTTGGTTGGAGGTGGCAGATATTCGTTGTTTTGAGTTGGTCTTGGCGTTGTTGGTCCAGGAGTTGGTCGAGACGGCACAATGCAATTTGGTCCTGATCCTCCGTTCGTACAACAGTAAGGAGCAACTCCTCCGAAGGGACATGGCCGAGGAGTGGTCGGTCCGGGAGTTGGTCTAGTAGGGACGATACAGTTCGGACCTGATCCTCCGTTTGTACAGCAGTAGGGAGGAACTCCTCCGTTGGGACATCCAGCAGGAGTCGTTGGTCCAGGAGTAGGTCTCGTTGGAACCACACAGTTTGGTCCGGATCCTCCATTG from Culex quinquefasciatus strain JHB chromosome 3, VPISU_Cqui_1.0_pri_paternal, whole genome shotgun sequence includes:
- the LOC6050889 gene encoding basic proline-rich protein, whose translation is MRLLVLCLALATSGYAEITTHLGPDGYEYPRPNIPFPPPEKPSPPGSTPRPCPFGGVPPYCCTNGGSGPNCALPSPPTPGPTTPRPCPFGGVPPYCCTNGGSGPNCAVPTTPAGCPYGGVPPYCCTNGGQGPNCVVSIPSTPAPTTPRPCPYGGIPPYCCTNGGQGPNCEVPTRPTPGPTTPAGCPNGGVPPYCCTNGGSGPNCIVPTRPTPGPTTPRPCPFGGIPPYCCTNGGTGPNCVVATTSTPTTPRPCPYGGVPPYCCTNGGQGPNCVVPTRPPPSTPRPCPAGGVPPYCCTNGGQGPNCVVPPPPVPPPTRPPPPPPSGNDNEYLPPCTNGGQGPDCVLPITPPPNRPPTRPPACPSGGVPPYCCTNGGSGPNCVVPTRPTPGPTTPAGCPYGGVPPYCCTNGGTGPNCIVPTRPTPGPTTPAPCPYGGVPPYCCTNGGSGPNCVVPTRPTPGPTTPAGCPYGGVPPYCCTNGGTGPNCIVPTRPTPGPTTPAPCPYGGVPPYCCTNGGSGPNCVVPTRPTPGPTTPAGCPYGGVPPYCCTNGGTGPNCIVPTRPTPGPTTPAPCPFGGVPPYCCTNGGSGPNCVVPTRPTPGPTTPAGCPNGGVPPYCCTNGGSGPNCIVPTRPTPGPTTPRPCPFGGVAPYCCTNGGSGPNCIVPSRPTPGPTTPRPTQNNEYLPPPTKPSQGCPNGGVPPYCCTNGGSGPNCAVPTQPPRPTTPSGCPNGGVPPYCCTNGGQGPNCQVPTQPPRPTTPQCPYGGVPPYCCTNGGQGPNCIVPTQPPRPTTPAGCPNGGVPPYCCTNGGQGPNCVVPTQPPRPTTPSCPYGGVPPYCCTNGGQGPNCIVSTQPPRPTTPAGCPNGGVPPYCCTNGGQGPNCVVPTQPPRPTTPTCPYGGVPPYCCTNGGQGPNCIVPTQPPRPTTPAGCPNGGVPPYCCTNGGQGPNCIVPTQPPRPTTPQCPYGGVPPYCCTNGGQGPNCIVPSRPTQPPTKPTSENEYLPPCTNGGFGPNCALPTQPPVTRPPPTQPPRPTTPSCPYGGVPPYCCTNGGQGPNCIVPTQPPRPTTPAGCPNGGVPPYCCTNGGQGPNCAVPSRPSTYPPATRPPPTQPPSCPAGGIPPYCCTNGGQGPNCAVPTRPPTYPPATRPPPTQPPSCPAGGVPPYCCTNGGQGPNCAVPTRPPTYPPATRPPPTQPPSCPAGGIPPYCCTNGGQGPNCAVPTRPPTYPPATRPPPTQQPGCPAGGVPPYCCTNGGSGPNCEIKPSHTLDQDGYHYQRPSKPFNF